The Takifugu rubripes chromosome 7, fTakRub1.2, whole genome shotgun sequence genome has a segment encoding these proteins:
- the ccdc106a gene encoding coiled-coil domain-containing protein 106a, whose protein sequence is MEDGNRTDAASTSKSHGGSIHLQSLKNEDTYEIAIPYEENSFEQQGFFTQNDQNFDEASSSAGPSPINNSYMVITNLRTQLQISLEKNSWLQKRIEDLEEERDFLRCQLDRFIFSTKSHGQEPGQSQYSNGYEPRRFTWRARREDERPAEQQKSNSQHFSSRPFIQRRPGPPTMTPPKSHVPSQLTSQLVSINALFNSAQSQSLLQGHGHGASAGGGGGGSGQRSSMSEMSGHGSVGPAEPLSLVGESGEYLEQDAYLDEEELISGEDVLSDVTINSNRPPVKRRRLYRAPRERQRVKDAAGVLLRYKKILLTYQRLKNMSKAFQIHGVDRNTVASTTPIAELLLVAPEKVAEVGEFDPSKEKLLDYARRCYTALDEETLSRVQALKKNNLLLPISYRFRH, encoded by the exons ATGGAGGACGGGAATAGGACCGATGCTGCCTCAACATCCAAGAGCCACGGCGGCTCCATCCACCTGCAGA GTCTGAAAAACGAGGACACCTATGAGATTGCCATCCCTTATGAAGAGAACAGTTTTGAGCAACAGGGATTTTTTACCCAGAACGATCAGAATTTTGATG AGGCCTCCTCATCTGCTGGCCCGTCGCCTATCAACAACTCGTACATGGTGATCACCAACCTGCGGACCCAGCTGCAGATCTCTCTGGAGAAGAACTCGTGGCTGCAGAAAAGAATCGAGGacttggaggaggagagggacttCCTGCGCTGCCAGCTGGACCGTTTCATTTTCTCCACCAAGAGCCACGGACAGGAGCCGGGTCAGAGCCAGTACAGTAACG GTTATGAGCCCAGACGGTTCACTTGGAGGGCAAGACGGGAGGATGAGCGTCCTGCTG AGCAGCAGAAGTCGAACTCGCAGCATTTTTCGTCCCGTCCGTTTATCCAGCGACGGCCCGGCCCTCCGACCATGACCCCCCCCAAAAGCCACGTCCCCAGTCAACTAACCAGTCAGCTGGTCTCTATTAATGCCCTGTTCAACTCTGCACAGTCCCAGAGCCTCTTGCAAGGCCACGGTCACGGCGCCTcggccggcggcggcggcggcggcagcggccaGAGGTCGTCCATGAGTGAGATGAGCGGACATGGCAGCGTGGGTCCAG CCGAACCGCTGTCGCTCGTGGGAGAATCTGGGGAATACCTGGAGCAGGACGCCTACCtcgatgaggaggagctgataTCAGGCGAAGACGTTCTGTCCGACGTCACCATTAACAGCAACAGACCACCAGTGAAGAGACGGCGGCTCTATCGAGCCCCGAGGGAGCGACAGAGAG TGAAAGATGCTGCTGGCGTGCTGCTGCGCTACAAGAAGATCCTCCTCACGTACCAGCGCCTGAAAAACATGTCGAAGGCCTTTCAGATCCACGGGGTGGACCGCAACACGGTGGCCTCCACCACGCCCATcgccgagctgctgctggtcgCCCCGGAGAAGGTGGCGGAGGTCGGGGAGTTCGACCCGTCcaaggagaagctgctggactACGCGCGGCGATGCTACACGGCTCTGGACGAGGAGACGCTCAGCAGGGTGCAGGCGCTGAAGAagaacaacctgctgctgcccaTCTCCTACAGGTTCAGacactga
- the u2af2a gene encoding U2 small nuclear RNA auxiliary factor 2a isoform X2 — MSDYDEFERQLSENKQAERDKENRHHRRSSSRSRSRERKRRSRDRDRRSRDRRGDSKERRHRRSSPSNYPQDNAGSRSPHREKKKKVKKYWDVPPPGFEHITPMQYKAMQAAGQIPATALLPTMTPDGLAVTPTPVPVVGSQMTRQARRLYVGNIPFGITEESMMDFFNAQMRLGGLTQAPGNPVLAVQINQDKNFAFLEFRSVDETTQAMAFDGIIFQGQSLKIRRPHDYQPLPGMSENPSVYVPGVVSTVVPDSAHKLFIGGLPNYLNDDQVKELLTSFGPLKAFNLVKDSATGLSKGYAFCEYVDVNLNDQAIAGLNGMQLGDKKLLVQRASVGSKNATLTSINQTPVTLQVPGLNSSVTQMGGVPTEVLCLMNMVAPEELLDDEEYEEIVEDVRDECGKYGQVKSIEIPRPVDGLEVPGTGKIFVEFMSVFDSQKAMQGLTGRKFANRVVVTKYCDPDAYHRRDFW, encoded by the exons ATGTCGGATTATGACGAATTCGAGAGACAActatctgaaaacaaacaag CGGAAAGGGACAAAGAGAACCGCCACCACCGCCGTTCCTCCTCTCGCAGccggagcagagagaggaagaggaggagcagagaccGAGACAGACGCAGCAGAGATCGCCGTGGGGACAGCAAGGAGCGCCGACACAGACGCAG CTCGCCATCCAACTACCCCCAGGACAACGCCGGAAG tcGCTCTCCTCACcgtgagaagaagaagaaggtgaagaAGTACTGGGACGTCCCCCCACCGGGCTTTGAACACATCACTCCAATGCAGTACAAAGCCATGCAAG CTGCAGGCCAGATCCCAGCCACAGCCCTCCTCCCCACCATGACTCCAGACGGCCTAGCGGTGACCCCCACCCCCGTGCCTGTGGTGGGGAGCCAGATGACCCGCCAGGCCCGTCGCCTCTACGTGGGCAACATCCCCTTTGGCATCACAGAG GAGTCCATGATGGACTTCTTCAATGCCCAGATGCGTCTGGGGGGGCTCACGCAGGCACCTGGGAACCCTGTTCTTGCAGTTCAGATCAACCAGGATAAGAACTTTGCCTTCCTTGAG tttcgTTCAGTGGATGAAACAACACAGGCAATGGCATTTGACGGCATCATCTTTCAAGGCCAGAGCCTGAAGATCCGCCGTCCCCACGATTACCAGCCGCTGCCTGGCATGAGCGAGAATCCCAGTGTCTATGTGCCTG GGGTGGTGTCCACGGTGGTGCCGGACTCGGCTCACAAGCTCTTCATCGGCGGTTTGCCGAATTACCTGAACGATGACCAG GTGAAAGAGCTGCTGACCTCTTTCGGGCCCCTCAAGGCCTTCAACCTGGTGAAGGACAGCGCCACGGGCCTGTCCAAGGGTTACGCCTTCTGCGAGTACGTGGACGTCAACCTCAACGACCAG GCCATCGCCGGGCTGAACGGAATGCAGCTGGGAGACAAGAAGCTGCTGGTGCAGAGAGCCAGCGTGGGATCCAAGAACGCCACCCTG ACGAGTATAAACCAGACCCCGGTGACGCTGCAGGTCCCGGGTCTGAACAGCTCCGTCACCCAGATGGGCGGCGTTCCCACTGAGGTGCTGTGCCTGATGAACATGGTGGCGCCGGAGGAGCTCCTCGACGACGAGGAGTACGAGGAGATCGTGGAGGACGTCCGGGACGAGTGCGGCAAATACGGCCAAGTGAAGAGCATCGAGATCCCCCGACCCGTGGACGGCCTGGAGGTGCCCGGCACCGGGAAG ATCTTTGTGGAGTTCATGTCCGTCTTCGACTCCCAGAAGGCCATGCAGGGCCTGACGGGGAGGAAGTTCGCCAACAGGGTGGTGGTGACCAAGTACTGCGACCCAGACGCGTATCACCGCCGGGACTTCTggtaa
- the u2af2a gene encoding U2 small nuclear RNA auxiliary factor 2a isoform X1 has translation MSDYDEFERQLSENKQAERDKENRHHRRSSSRSRSRERKRRSRDRDRRSRDRRGDSKERRHRRSSPSNYPQDNAGSRSPHREKKKKVKKYWDVPPPGFEHITPMQYKAMQAAGQIPATALLPTMTPDGLAVTPTPVPVVGSQMTRQARRLYVGNIPFGITEESMMDFFNAQMRLGGLTQAPGNPVLAVQINQDKNFAFLEFRSVDETTQAMAFDGIIFQGQSLKIRRPHDYQPLPGMSENPSVYVPGTTTVHGVVSTVVPDSAHKLFIGGLPNYLNDDQVKELLTSFGPLKAFNLVKDSATGLSKGYAFCEYVDVNLNDQAIAGLNGMQLGDKKLLVQRASVGSKNATLTSINQTPVTLQVPGLNSSVTQMGGVPTEVLCLMNMVAPEELLDDEEYEEIVEDVRDECGKYGQVKSIEIPRPVDGLEVPGTGKIFVEFMSVFDSQKAMQGLTGRKFANRVVVTKYCDPDAYHRRDFW, from the exons ATGTCGGATTATGACGAATTCGAGAGACAActatctgaaaacaaacaag CGGAAAGGGACAAAGAGAACCGCCACCACCGCCGTTCCTCCTCTCGCAGccggagcagagagaggaagaggaggagcagagaccGAGACAGACGCAGCAGAGATCGCCGTGGGGACAGCAAGGAGCGCCGACACAGACGCAG CTCGCCATCCAACTACCCCCAGGACAACGCCGGAAG tcGCTCTCCTCACcgtgagaagaagaagaaggtgaagaAGTACTGGGACGTCCCCCCACCGGGCTTTGAACACATCACTCCAATGCAGTACAAAGCCATGCAAG CTGCAGGCCAGATCCCAGCCACAGCCCTCCTCCCCACCATGACTCCAGACGGCCTAGCGGTGACCCCCACCCCCGTGCCTGTGGTGGGGAGCCAGATGACCCGCCAGGCCCGTCGCCTCTACGTGGGCAACATCCCCTTTGGCATCACAGAG GAGTCCATGATGGACTTCTTCAATGCCCAGATGCGTCTGGGGGGGCTCACGCAGGCACCTGGGAACCCTGTTCTTGCAGTTCAGATCAACCAGGATAAGAACTTTGCCTTCCTTGAG tttcgTTCAGTGGATGAAACAACACAGGCAATGGCATTTGACGGCATCATCTTTCAAGGCCAGAGCCTGAAGATCCGCCGTCCCCACGATTACCAGCCGCTGCCTGGCATGAGCGAGAATCCCAGTGTCTATGTGCCTGGTACAACGACAGTTCAtg GGGTGGTGTCCACGGTGGTGCCGGACTCGGCTCACAAGCTCTTCATCGGCGGTTTGCCGAATTACCTGAACGATGACCAG GTGAAAGAGCTGCTGACCTCTTTCGGGCCCCTCAAGGCCTTCAACCTGGTGAAGGACAGCGCCACGGGCCTGTCCAAGGGTTACGCCTTCTGCGAGTACGTGGACGTCAACCTCAACGACCAG GCCATCGCCGGGCTGAACGGAATGCAGCTGGGAGACAAGAAGCTGCTGGTGCAGAGAGCCAGCGTGGGATCCAAGAACGCCACCCTG ACGAGTATAAACCAGACCCCGGTGACGCTGCAGGTCCCGGGTCTGAACAGCTCCGTCACCCAGATGGGCGGCGTTCCCACTGAGGTGCTGTGCCTGATGAACATGGTGGCGCCGGAGGAGCTCCTCGACGACGAGGAGTACGAGGAGATCGTGGAGGACGTCCGGGACGAGTGCGGCAAATACGGCCAAGTGAAGAGCATCGAGATCCCCCGACCCGTGGACGGCCTGGAGGTGCCCGGCACCGGGAAG ATCTTTGTGGAGTTCATGTCCGTCTTCGACTCCCAGAAGGCCATGCAGGGCCTGACGGGGAGGAAGTTCGCCAACAGGGTGGTGGTGACCAAGTACTGCGACCCAGACGCGTATCACCGCCGGGACTTCTggtaa